A region from the Streptomyces tsukubensis genome encodes:
- a CDS encoding ArsR/SmtB family transcription factor, translated as MSAPLYQLKAEFFKTLGHPVRIRVLELLSEREHAVSELLPEVRVEAASLSQQLAVLRRARLVVTRREGSAVIYALASPEVAELLRVARTILTGLLTDQAQLLEDLRAKEQRRGPQGAAARRIRPRS; from the coding sequence ATGAGCGCGCCGCTGTACCAGCTGAAGGCGGAGTTCTTCAAAACCCTGGGCCACCCGGTCCGGATCCGCGTCCTGGAGCTGCTCAGCGAGCGGGAGCACGCGGTGTCGGAGCTGCTCCCCGAGGTCCGGGTCGAGGCCGCCAGCCTCTCCCAGCAGCTCGCCGTGCTGCGGCGGGCCCGGCTCGTCGTCACCCGCCGCGAGGGCTCCGCCGTGATCTACGCGCTCGCCAGCCCCGAGGTCGCCGAGCTGCTCCGGGTCGCCCGGACCATCCTCACCGGGCTCCTCACCGACCAGGCCCAGCTGCTGGAGGACCTGCGGGCGAAGGAGCAGCGGCGGGGCCCGCAGGGGGCGGCCGCCCGCCGGATACGCCCCCGCTCCTGA
- a CDS encoding serine hydrolase, with translation MTEQTSHPRTPPPPGAGARIAAAFTGAGVTGWLHARDIDTGAEVDAGADRPVVTASVHKLCVLVALHEAAAAGRLDLTEQTEIPAHGRTPGPTGLGSMLDGARLSLRDAAFLMMSVSDNAAADVLLERVGLDAVNATTRRLGMPRTEAVETFGSFLGSLRKDAGPAGPRAFADPRVIAGLRALDPARTNRSTPRDMTTLLAAVWRDEAGAPDHCAAMRRILGLQVWPHRLASGFPFDDVQVAGKTGSAPTLRNEVGVVAYPDGGRYAVAVFTRAASPAATLPAADAVIGTAARLAVEALRTPPPPGA, from the coding sequence TTGACCGAGCAGACATCGCACCCCCGTACGCCCCCGCCGCCCGGCGCCGGGGCCAGGATCGCCGCGGCCTTCACCGGGGCCGGGGTCACGGGCTGGCTGCACGCCCGTGACATCGACACCGGCGCCGAGGTCGACGCGGGCGCCGACCGTCCCGTGGTGACCGCGAGCGTCCACAAGCTGTGCGTGCTGGTCGCGCTGCACGAGGCGGCGGCGGCCGGGCGGCTGGACCTCACCGAGCAGACGGAGATCCCCGCGCACGGCCGCACGCCGGGCCCGACGGGCCTGGGCTCCATGCTCGACGGGGCCCGGCTGTCGCTGCGGGACGCGGCGTTTCTGATGATGAGCGTCAGCGACAACGCGGCCGCCGACGTCCTGCTGGAGCGGGTCGGCCTCGATGCGGTCAACGCCACCACCCGGCGCCTGGGCATGCCGCGTACGGAGGCGGTGGAGACCTTCGGCTCCTTCCTCGGCAGCCTCCGCAAGGACGCGGGCCCCGCCGGCCCGAGGGCGTTCGCCGACCCCCGGGTGATCGCGGGCCTGCGCGCGCTGGACCCGGCCCGGACGAACCGCAGCACCCCCCGCGATATGACCACCCTGCTCGCCGCCGTCTGGCGCGACGAGGCGGGCGCCCCCGACCACTGCGCGGCGATGCGCCGGATCCTCGGCCTCCAGGTCTGGCCGCACCGCCTGGCGTCGGGCTTCCCCTTCGACGACGTCCAGGTCGCGGGCAAGACGGGCAGCGCGCCGACCCTCCGCAACGAGGTCGGAGTGGTGGCCTACCCGGACGGCGGCCGCTACGCGGTGGCGGTCTTCACCCGGGCGGCCAGCCCGGCGGCGACGCTCCCGGCGGCGGACGCGGTCATCGGCACGGCGGCCCGGCTGGCGGTCGAAGCCCTGCGGACCCCACCGCCGCCGGGCGCCTGA
- the bla gene encoding class A beta-lactamase: MDNSAEAVGQVLAVSPGRFSRRAALAALAGLAAVPLTGCAGRNGPAEGAKPSVAVSGPALAAADTGRAFAALEKEFAARLGVFAVDTGTGRTVLHRPDERFAYASTCKAFIAAAMLRKFSLREMQRRVTYGPEVLQPHSPITERNVGKDKGMTLSELCDATVRYSDNAAANLLFDELGGPRGLQTELRSVGDRVTRCDRYEVELSDAVPGDPRDTSTARALATDLRTYVLGNALPPEKRAVLTDWLKRNTTGDNVIRAGTPDGWQVGDKTGTGGYGTRNDIAIVWRPDAAPIAIAVLSRKDVKGAEHQDALIARAAEVALNAFA; the protein is encoded by the coding sequence ATGGATAATTCCGCTGAAGCTGTGGGGCAGGTGCTCGCCGTGTCCCCGGGGCGGTTCTCCCGCCGCGCCGCGCTCGCCGCCCTCGCCGGTCTGGCGGCCGTACCGCTCACCGGCTGTGCCGGGCGGAACGGACCCGCGGAGGGTGCCAAACCCTCGGTGGCGGTGAGCGGACCCGCTCTCGCCGCCGCTGACACCGGCCGTGCCTTCGCCGCGCTGGAGAAGGAGTTCGCCGCCCGGCTCGGCGTCTTCGCCGTCGACACCGGCACCGGCCGTACCGTGCTCCACCGGCCCGACGAACGCTTCGCCTACGCCTCCACCTGCAAGGCCTTCATCGCCGCCGCCATGCTCCGGAAGTTCTCCCTCCGTGAGATGCAGCGGCGCGTCACCTACGGCCCGGAGGTCCTCCAGCCGCATTCACCGATCACCGAACGGAACGTCGGCAAGGACAAGGGCATGACCCTGAGCGAACTCTGCGACGCCACCGTCCGCTACAGCGACAACGCCGCGGCCAACCTCCTCTTCGACGAACTCGGCGGACCCCGCGGGCTCCAGACCGAGCTGCGGTCCGTCGGTGACCGCGTCACCCGCTGCGACCGTTACGAGGTCGAGCTGAGCGACGCCGTCCCCGGCGACCCCCGGGACACCAGCACCGCCCGCGCCCTCGCCACCGATCTGCGGACGTACGTCCTCGGGAACGCCCTGCCGCCGGAGAAGCGGGCCGTCCTCACCGACTGGCTGAAGCGGAACACCACCGGCGACAACGTGATCCGCGCCGGTACGCCGGACGGCTGGCAGGTCGGGGACAAGACCGGCACCGGAGGCTACGGCACCCGCAACGACATCGCGATCGTCTGGCGTCCCGATGCCGCGCCGATCGCGATCGCGGTCCTGTCCCGCAAGGACGTCAAGGGTGCCGAGCACCAGGACGCCCTGATCGCCCGGGCCGCCGAGGTGGCGCTCAACGCCTTCGCCTGA
- a CDS encoding DUF11 domain-containing protein, giving the protein MRLHPRRLLAALSFALATTLALLLAPPPTQAAARAAAPRAMLSFPVHEPFDSAVGNLGSLTGNASYQSGGWLRLTSAATNQAGGWEMNDTFSTGLGIVAEFTYATYGGTTFDGKRGDGLTFFLADGAAVNGTGAPGGSLGYACGGGPPCNRGGVPGAFLGIGLDEFGNFSSNGVGNGGPGAQANRIVLRGGGNGNTGYRFGTSAAGPGGTVETQGRGDYRTVRVTVTPSGGRTLVSIWSDTGPGTPLNQVVTDYNVSGIANQPALPSTLKVGFSGGTGLATNIHEIGDLKINVPADLSVTKTGSPATARAGTPVTYTVTVANSAANDVTGAILRDAVPGLTNVTWTCTATTGSSCVQASGSGNSITASSNLLRNGSATYTIRGTAPGTPGPLTNTATVFPPSDRTDTNSANDSATATTTVTAVADVAVMKAGIGTGPITPGQTFGYRVTAGNMGPSDTTNVRITDTLPAGLTFVSSPDGCTASGQTVSCPAAATMAAGGSQSWTFRVKLADTYTGDGSNLGNVATVSHDVADPNQANNTTGAVTPPGGVTEPRADLSTVKQPVTTTPVSPGQTFDYRVTVTNNGPSVARGVQITDTLPAALTYVSSADPSCSAGGQTVNCASAATLAVGASVSWTFRVRIDPGYTADGTALRNTATASATTADPVPGNNSGTGGVPGGRVTPPTADVKLTKRAD; this is encoded by the coding sequence ATGAGACTCCACCCCCGCCGACTCCTGGCGGCACTCTCCTTCGCCCTGGCCACCACCCTGGCCCTGCTGCTCGCCCCGCCGCCCACTCAGGCCGCGGCCCGTGCCGCCGCGCCCCGCGCGATGCTCAGCTTCCCCGTCCACGAGCCCTTCGACAGCGCCGTCGGCAATCTCGGCAGCCTCACCGGCAACGCCAGCTATCAGAGCGGCGGCTGGCTCCGGCTCACCAGCGCGGCCACCAACCAGGCCGGCGGCTGGGAGATGAACGACACCTTCTCCACCGGTCTGGGCATCGTCGCCGAGTTCACGTACGCCACCTACGGCGGCACCACCTTCGACGGAAAGCGCGGCGACGGCCTCACCTTCTTCCTCGCCGACGGCGCCGCAGTCAACGGCACCGGCGCCCCCGGCGGCAGCCTCGGCTACGCCTGCGGCGGCGGCCCGCCCTGCAACCGCGGGGGTGTCCCCGGCGCGTTCCTCGGCATCGGGCTCGACGAGTTCGGCAACTTCTCCTCCAACGGCGTCGGCAACGGCGGCCCCGGCGCCCAGGCCAACCGGATCGTGCTGCGCGGCGGCGGCAACGGGAACACCGGCTACCGCTTCGGCACCTCGGCCGCCGGACCCGGCGGCACCGTCGAGACCCAGGGGCGCGGCGACTACCGCACCGTCCGCGTCACCGTCACGCCCAGCGGCGGCCGGACCCTGGTCTCCATCTGGTCCGACACCGGCCCCGGCACCCCCCTCAACCAGGTCGTCACCGACTACAACGTCTCCGGCATCGCCAACCAGCCCGCCCTCCCCTCGACCCTGAAGGTCGGCTTCTCCGGCGGCACCGGGCTGGCCACCAATATCCACGAGATCGGCGACCTCAAGATCAACGTCCCGGCGGACCTCTCGGTCACCAAGACCGGCAGCCCCGCCACCGCCCGCGCGGGCACCCCCGTCACCTACACCGTCACCGTCGCCAACAGCGCCGCCAACGACGTCACGGGAGCGATCCTGCGGGACGCCGTACCCGGGCTGACCAATGTGACCTGGACCTGCACCGCGACCACCGGCAGCAGCTGCGTCCAGGCATCCGGCAGCGGCAACAGCATCACCGCCTCGTCCAATCTGCTGCGCAACGGCTCGGCGACGTACACCATCAGGGGCACCGCACCCGGCACCCCCGGCCCGCTCACCAACACCGCCACCGTCTTCCCGCCCTCCGACCGCACCGACACCAACTCCGCCAACGACAGCGCGACCGCGACCACCACGGTCACCGCGGTCGCGGACGTGGCGGTGATGAAGGCGGGCATCGGCACCGGGCCGATCACCCCCGGGCAGACCTTCGGCTACCGGGTGACGGCGGGCAACATGGGCCCCTCCGACACCACCAACGTCAGGATCACCGACACCCTGCCGGCCGGACTGACCTTCGTGTCCTCCCCGGACGGCTGTACGGCCTCCGGACAGACCGTCAGCTGCCCGGCCGCGGCGACGATGGCCGCGGGCGGCTCCCAGTCCTGGACGTTCCGGGTGAAACTCGCCGACACCTATACCGGTGACGGCAGCAACCTGGGCAATGTGGCGACCGTCAGCCACGACGTGGCCGACCCGAATCAGGCCAACAACACCACGGGCGCGGTGACCCCGCCGGGCGGGGTGACCGAGCCGCGCGCCGATCTGAGCACGGTGAAGCAGCCGGTGACCACCACGCCCGTCTCCCCCGGGCAGACCTTCGACTACCGGGTCACGGTCACCAACAACGGCCCGTCGGTGGCCCGGGGCGTACAGATCACCGACACCCTGCCCGCGGCCCTGACGTACGTCTCGTCCGCCGACCCCTCCTGTTCGGCCGGCGGGCAGACGGTGAACTGCGCCTCGGCCGCGACGCTGGCCGTCGGCGCGTCCGTGAGCTGGACGTTCCGGGTACGGATCGACCCCGGGTACACGGCGGACGGTACGGCGCTGCGCAATACCGCCACCGCGTCCGCGACCACCGCCGATCCGGTCCCGGGCAACAACAGCGGCACCGGGGGTGTGCCGGGCGGCCGGGTCACCCCGCCCACGGCCGATGTGAAGCTCACCAAGCGAGCCGACTGA
- a CDS encoding methyltransferase domain-containing protein, whose product MDRLDARRAELDRVMEERGAWPDRAPWIREAVRALPRDRFAPERLWRWDGHTYVPVDRTDEPGGWADLLFSDPDAAAVTQITEGLPTSSLSCQGIVVDMLDSLLLEPGHQVLELGTGTGWNAALAARRTGPGRVVSVEMDPEVGETARARLLAHAPDIRVEPGDGSLGAPGSAPYDRIIATYAVEHVPWAWVAQTRPGGRIVFPWGRLGHVALTVADDGASAHGWVQGLAQFMPDRTTGSGARPGFAEVRGTGRPDDERVWNRDIAPLRDDWDLRFALRVAEPGLHYTVAEDSDGWNAWLHDQDASWAVIAAQGDGTTIASQGGPRRLADLLDQVWGEWTRLGSPDRYAYGLTVTPDRQYAWALDPGTGPRWYRSAGPLDEGA is encoded by the coding sequence GGAACTCGACCGGGTCATGGAAGAGCGCGGTGCCTGGCCCGACCGGGCGCCGTGGATCCGGGAGGCCGTACGGGCTCTGCCTCGTGACCGCTTCGCCCCGGAGCGGCTCTGGCGGTGGGACGGCCACACCTACGTTCCCGTGGACCGTACCGATGAGCCCGGGGGATGGGCGGACCTTCTCTTCTCCGATCCCGACGCGGCTGCGGTCACCCAGATCACCGAGGGGCTGCCCACATCGAGCCTGTCCTGTCAGGGCATCGTCGTCGACATGCTCGACTCCCTCCTCCTCGAACCCGGACACCAGGTGCTGGAGCTGGGGACGGGGACGGGCTGGAACGCAGCGCTCGCCGCGAGGCGGACCGGGCCCGGCCGGGTCGTCTCGGTCGAGATGGACCCGGAGGTGGGGGAGACCGCTCGCGCCCGGCTCCTGGCGCACGCGCCCGATATCCGGGTCGAGCCGGGTGACGGCTCCCTGGGCGCGCCCGGCAGCGCTCCGTACGACCGGATCATCGCCACCTATGCCGTCGAACACGTCCCGTGGGCCTGGGTCGCGCAGACCCGGCCCGGTGGGCGGATCGTCTTCCCGTGGGGCCGTCTCGGGCACGTCGCGCTCACCGTCGCCGACGACGGCGCTTCGGCACACGGCTGGGTACAGGGCCTGGCGCAGTTCATGCCCGACCGGACCACCGGATCCGGAGCCCGGCCGGGCTTCGCCGAAGTCCGCGGTACGGGGAGACCGGATGACGAGCGCGTCTGGAACCGGGACATCGCCCCGTTGCGGGACGACTGGGACCTCCGGTTCGCGTTGCGGGTCGCCGAGCCCGGCCTTCATTACACGGTGGCGGAGGACAGCGACGGCTGGAACGCCTGGCTTCATGACCAGGACGCCTCCTGGGCGGTGATCGCCGCTCAGGGGGACGGCACGACGATCGCCTCTCAGGGCGGGCCCCGACGCCTGGCCGATCTCTTGGACCAGGTTTGGGGCGAGTGGACGCGGCTGGGCTCTCCCGACCGCTACGCGTACGGACTGACCGTCACTCCCGACCGGCAGTACGCCTGGGCCCTGGACCCCGGGACCGGGCCCCGCTGGTACCGGTCCGCGGGCCCGCTGGATGAGGGCGCCTGA
- a CDS encoding COG1361 S-layer family protein gives MVAALLAGAAVPLWSGAAAAAPLTPARVVTQLAAPAATPPGGLVTYTLTATNNGPSVARDVVATDTLPEGLEFVSSADGCTAAGLTVTCGPEPELTVGETKNWTFVVRISPSYQGNGSDLGNTATATSEAVDPDPGNNKTDPVTPTGPFDPVSDLNTIKTAIGSGPTVPGEEFQYRVTVQNTGPSDARNVTATDNLPAGLSFVSSGDPCTASGQRVTCGPLGVLRAGDSVSWTFKVKLSDSYTGDGTNLRNTATSTSDSEDPKPEDNTSPPVLPPGGVTQPQADIWVTKRPTTSTVIAPGQTFQYAVTVTNDGPSRAVNVTGSDVLPAPLAFVSSPDGCTATGQTVSCGPQPALAPGASKTWLFTVRLDQNYRGDGSDIQNVAVVDSDTGDPVPSNNTSPPAGLPGSAVNQPYADLAVTKEAVGTVSPIPGQTFDYRITVTNNGPSADAFNVRISDELPAGLTYVSSSPAGCTVSGQAVNCRRATPLQVGQSVEYVLTVRVDPAYKGDGSDLLNTAKVTADNIDPASENDTDTATVPGGTVAAPSADLGIVKRPVTSAPVAPGETFEYQVTVTNNGPSQAEDVEVDDVLPTALTFVSSDDECMSGDSVVCGPLPTLAPGASTTWVFRVKLAPDYEGDGSDIRNTATVDSSTRDPVSSNNSSTTGTPGGTVRKPTADLQITKKTP, from the coding sequence GTGGTCGCCGCCCTCCTGGCCGGCGCGGCCGTACCCCTGTGGTCCGGCGCCGCCGCGGCAGCACCCCTGACGCCCGCCCGAGTGGTGACGCAACTGGCGGCCCCGGCCGCCACCCCGCCCGGCGGGCTGGTGACGTACACCCTGACCGCGACGAACAACGGCCCCTCGGTCGCGCGTGACGTGGTGGCCACGGACACCCTGCCGGAGGGGCTGGAGTTCGTGTCGTCGGCCGACGGCTGTACGGCGGCCGGGCTGACCGTCACCTGCGGTCCCGAACCGGAGCTGACCGTCGGCGAGACCAAGAACTGGACCTTCGTCGTCCGGATCAGCCCCTCCTACCAGGGCAACGGTTCCGACCTCGGGAACACCGCCACCGCCACCTCCGAGGCCGTGGACCCCGATCCGGGCAACAACAAGACCGACCCGGTGACCCCGACCGGTCCCTTCGACCCGGTCTCCGACCTCAACACCATCAAGACGGCGATCGGTTCCGGTCCGACCGTGCCCGGTGAGGAGTTCCAGTACCGGGTCACCGTCCAGAACACCGGCCCCTCCGACGCCCGGAACGTCACCGCGACCGACAATCTGCCCGCCGGGCTGAGCTTCGTCTCCTCCGGCGACCCCTGTACGGCCTCCGGGCAGCGGGTCACCTGCGGACCGCTCGGAGTGCTCCGCGCCGGGGACAGCGTCTCCTGGACCTTCAAGGTCAAGCTGAGCGACTCCTACACCGGCGACGGCACCAATCTGCGGAACACGGCCACCTCCACCTCCGACTCCGAGGACCCGAAACCCGAGGACAACACCTCGCCGCCGGTGCTGCCGCCCGGCGGGGTCACGCAGCCGCAGGCCGATATCTGGGTCACCAAGCGGCCGACGACCTCCACGGTCATCGCGCCCGGACAGACCTTCCAGTACGCGGTCACCGTCACCAACGACGGTCCGTCGCGGGCCGTGAACGTCACCGGTTCGGACGTCCTCCCGGCCCCGCTGGCCTTCGTCTCGTCGCCGGACGGCTGCACCGCCACCGGGCAGACGGTGAGCTGCGGACCGCAGCCCGCCCTCGCCCCCGGCGCGTCGAAGACCTGGCTGTTCACGGTCCGGCTGGACCAGAACTACCGCGGTGACGGCTCCGATATCCAGAACGTCGCCGTCGTCGACAGCGACACCGGCGACCCGGTCCCGTCGAACAACACCAGCCCGCCCGCCGGACTCCCCGGCAGCGCGGTCAACCAGCCGTACGCGGACCTCGCGGTCACCAAGGAGGCCGTCGGGACGGTGTCCCCGATCCCCGGCCAGACCTTCGACTACCGGATCACGGTCACCAACAACGGTCCGTCGGCGGACGCGTTCAACGTCCGGATCAGCGACGAACTGCCCGCCGGGCTGACGTACGTCTCGTCGTCGCCCGCCGGCTGCACCGTCTCCGGGCAGGCCGTCAACTGCCGCCGGGCCACCCCGCTCCAGGTCGGCCAGTCCGTCGAGTACGTCCTCACGGTCCGCGTCGACCCCGCCTACAAGGGCGACGGCAGCGATCTGCTGAACACCGCCAAGGTCACCGCCGACAACATCGACCCGGCGAGTGAGAACGACACCGACACGGCCACCGTCCCCGGCGGCACGGTCGCGGCCCCGTCCGCGGACCTCGGCATCGTCAAGCGGCCGGTCACCTCGGCGCCGGTCGCGCCCGGCGAGACCTTCGAATACCAGGTGACGGTCACCAACAACGGCCCGTCGCAGGCGGAGGACGTCGAGGTCGACGACGTACTCCCGACCGCACTCACCTTCGTCTCCTCCGACGACGAGTGCATGTCGGGCGACTCGGTGGTCTGCGGACCGCTGCCGACGCTCGCCCCCGGCGCTTCCACGACCTGGGTCTTCCGGGTGAAGCTGGCGCCGGACTACGAGGGCGACGGCTCGGACATCCGGAACACGGCGACGGTCGACTCGTCGACACGGGACCCGGTGTCCTCGAACAACAGCAGTACGACGGGAACGCCGGGCGGCACGGTCCGCAAGCCGACGGCGGACCTCCAGATCACGAAGAAGACTCCGTGA
- a CDS encoding ATP-binding protein yields MPNRLYEGDPRTVSLPGLAELRTLPRRLVLTLPTTGQSVRTARETAEQALVEWRIGLRHPVVDPALLILTELVTNSVRHAADLSPTLTVILGAGPDSFAFGVHDRHPDRPGLGTLRTAADPAPGSGLATVMELTLGLGGTASVLPDEAGSGKTVWITLPL; encoded by the coding sequence ATGCCGAACCGGCTGTACGAGGGGGATCCGAGAACCGTGTCGCTCCCCGGGCTGGCCGAACTCCGGACCCTGCCCCGCCGTCTCGTCCTCACCCTCCCCACCACGGGCCAGTCCGTCCGCACCGCCCGTGAGACCGCCGAACAGGCCCTGGTGGAGTGGCGGATCGGGCTCCGCCACCCGGTCGTCGACCCGGCCCTGCTGATCCTCACCGAACTGGTCACCAACAGCGTCCGGCACGCGGCGGACCTCTCCCCCACCCTCACGGTCATCCTCGGGGCGGGCCCGGACAGCTTCGCCTTCGGCGTCCACGACCGGCATCCGGACCGGCCCGGCCTCGGCACCCTCCGCACGGCCGCCGACCCGGCGCCCGGCAGCGGGCTCGCGACGGTCATGGAGCTGACCCTCGGTCTCGGCGGCACCGCGTCCGTCCTCCCCGACGAAGCGGGCAGCGGCAAAACGGTCTGGATCACGCTCCCCCTCTGA
- a CDS encoding DUF11 domain-containing protein, giving the protein MADIAEVADAADRTDGAGAVTSEAPRSDSGARRAGGTEKAERRAEKSRTAGDRTKKSPKPKPKAKPKAKPKAARTGRADLAVHWEAATEPTATATDTATATARLGDTTATAGAAGAEATDKAPGPHPDGPEPVGPEADFTYTYRVSVVNHGPSQAVDVVVTDRLPDSLVFVSSSDGCTADGQTITCGPLATLAVGETHTWLLTVRPADDYTGDGSDITNVATVTSDTEDPDSENNTAVHTGVPVPGGTGRADLSLTKTAQLPRGRDTVKPGETFTYRITVYNNGPSTAAGVRVIDPLPAALAFVDSPDGCRISDEDDRTVVCPVLDRLPAGESTTYDLVVRVREDATTRGGGGGGGGDHSGHSRCALENTAFVTALTRDPVPANNSNRPGTTGPDGGPLYLEHPGHRPAEPHPPQKPQEPHKPPHQPHQLAHTGKDLPGWLPWSAGLTLATGGALVLLSRRHLRAPGLPGDPEEAPRP; this is encoded by the coding sequence GTGGCCGACATCGCGGAGGTCGCGGACGCTGCGGACAGGACTGACGGGGCGGGCGCCGTGACCTCGGAGGCGCCGCGGTCGGATTCCGGAGCGCGCAGGGCCGGGGGTACGGAAAAGGCCGAGCGCCGCGCCGAGAAGTCCCGTACCGCCGGGGACCGTACCAAGAAGTCCCCCAAGCCCAAGCCCAAGGCCAAGCCCAAGGCCAAGCCCAAGGCCGCCCGCACCGGCCGCGCCGACCTCGCCGTGCACTGGGAAGCCGCCACGGAACCCACCGCCACCGCCACCGATACCGCCACCGCCACCGCCCGGCTCGGTGACACCACCGCCACCGCCGGAGCCGCCGGCGCCGAGGCCACCGACAAGGCCCCCGGCCCCCATCCGGACGGCCCCGAGCCCGTCGGGCCCGAAGCCGACTTCACCTACACCTACCGCGTCTCCGTCGTGAACCACGGCCCTTCCCAGGCCGTCGACGTCGTCGTTACCGACCGGCTCCCCGACTCCCTCGTCTTCGTCTCCTCCTCCGACGGCTGTACGGCCGACGGGCAGACGATCACCTGTGGCCCGCTCGCCACTCTCGCCGTCGGCGAGACCCACACCTGGCTGCTCACCGTCCGGCCCGCCGACGACTACACGGGCGACGGTTCCGACATCACCAACGTCGCCACCGTCACCTCCGACACCGAGGACCCCGACAGTGAGAACAACACCGCCGTCCACACCGGCGTCCCCGTCCCCGGCGGCACCGGCAGGGCCGACCTCTCGCTGACGAAGACCGCGCAGCTCCCCCGGGGCCGGGACACCGTCAAGCCCGGCGAGACCTTCACGTACCGCATCACCGTCTACAACAACGGCCCCTCGACGGCCGCCGGTGTCCGCGTCATCGACCCGCTGCCCGCCGCGCTGGCCTTCGTGGACTCCCCGGACGGCTGCCGGATCTCCGACGAGGACGACCGCACGGTCGTCTGCCCGGTGCTGGACCGGCTGCCCGCCGGGGAGTCCACCACCTACGACCTCGTCGTCCGGGTCCGGGAGGACGCCACCACCCGCGGAGGCGGCGGCGGAGGCGGCGGGGACCACTCCGGGCACAGCCGCTGCGCCCTGGAGAACACCGCCTTCGTCACCGCCCTGACCCGGGACCCGGTGCCCGCCAACAACAGCAACCGGCCCGGCACCACCGGCCCCGACGGCGGACCCCTCTACCTCGAACACCCCGGCCACCGGCCCGCCGAGCCCCACCCGCCTCAGAAGCCCCAGGAACCCCATAAGCCCCCGCACCAGCCCCACCAGCTCGCCCACACCGGCAAGGACCTCCCGGGCTGGCTGCCCTGGTCCGCCGGGCTCACCCTGGCCACCGGCGGCGCCCTCGTCCTGCTCTCCCGCCGACACCTCCGCGCCCCCGGGCTGCCGGGCGACCCGGAGGAGGCCCCGCGCCCATGA
- a CDS encoding LysR family transcriptional regulator encodes MDLIRHVQCFVAVAEELHFGRAARRLGMAQPPLSQRVQRLERELGVRLFDRTTRQVTLTKSGTLLLEEARQLLASAEALTATARRVREGRSGLLRAALSPDIAGETVAAVLGGFTERGRGVELELHELSTAEQVDRLARHELDVGLIRHPCDVTGLELGPVLRHDLGVLLPGDAPAAGFDAVPLAALAGYELILFPRELAPAVYDDLLTTCARHGFTPQAVRHGQGTSFTRGLLLSRRAVAFAPRTESAPTPSPQTVWRPLAGAPLAWRHSAAWPRGRGEDAGVRAFADTVTEALGRSAAPESDAAVPMPSHPLHLRPAAEYWI; translated from the coding sequence GTGGACCTGATCCGGCATGTCCAGTGCTTTGTCGCTGTAGCAGAGGAATTACATTTCGGCCGTGCCGCGAGGCGACTGGGCATGGCCCAGCCGCCGCTGTCCCAGCGTGTCCAGCGGTTGGAGCGGGAGCTGGGGGTACGGCTTTTCGACCGGACGACCCGTCAGGTCACGCTCACCAAGAGCGGCACCCTGCTGCTGGAAGAGGCCCGGCAGCTCCTGGCGTCCGCGGAGGCGCTGACGGCCACGGCCCGGCGCGTCCGGGAGGGCCGCAGCGGGCTGCTGCGCGCCGCGCTGTCGCCGGATATCGCCGGTGAGACGGTCGCGGCGGTCCTCGGCGGTTTCACCGAGCGCGGGCGCGGGGTCGAACTGGAACTGCACGAGCTGTCGACGGCGGAGCAGGTGGACCGGCTGGCCCGGCACGAGCTGGACGTGGGCCTGATCCGGCACCCCTGCGATGTGACCGGTCTCGAACTGGGCCCGGTGCTCCGCCATGATCTGGGCGTGCTGCTGCCGGGCGACGCCCCGGCGGCCGGTTTCGACGCGGTGCCACTGGCCGCGCTGGCCGGGTACGAGCTGATCCTGTTCCCGCGGGAGCTGGCCCCGGCGGTCTACGACGATCTGCTGACCACCTGCGCCCGCCACGGTTTCACCCCGCAGGCGGTACGCCACGGCCAGGGCACGAGCTTCACCCGGGGGCTGCTGCTGTCGCGCCGGGCGGTGGCGTTCGCGCCGCGTACCGAATCCGCCCCCACCCCCTCCCCGCAGACGGTGTGGCGGCCGCTGGCCGGTGCCCCGCTGGCCTGGCGGCATTCGGCGGCCTGGCCCCGGGGCCGCGGCGAGGACGCCGGGGTACGGGCGTTCGCCGATACCGTCACCGAGGCCCTCGGCCGTAGCGCGGCGCCCGAATCGGACGCCGCCGTGCCGATGCCCTCGCACCCCCTGCACCTGCGCCCCGCAGCGGAGTACTGGATTTGA